A genomic window from Prunus persica cultivar Lovell chromosome G2, Prunus_persica_NCBIv2, whole genome shotgun sequence includes:
- the LOC18784579 gene encoding probable polygalacturonase: protein MELLGRRTQVIKLFLVLVVVGLLKGAESRKTMKFESLEYTAISCRAHSASLTEFGGVGDGKTSNTKAFQAAISQLSQYASEGGAQLFVPAGKWLTGSFNLISHFTLYLHKDAVLLASQDMNEWPVLKPLPSYGRGRDAAAGRFSSLIFGTNLTDVIVTGDNGTIDGQGEFWWQQFHKKKLKYTRPYLIEIMFSTDIQISNLTLLDSPSWNVHPVYSSNILVQGITIIAPITSPNTDGINPDSCTNTRIEDCYIVSGDDCVAVKSGWDEYGIAFGRPTKQLVIRRLTCISPYSATIALGSEMSGGIQDVRAEDIVAIHTESGIRIKTAVGRGGYVKDIYVRRMTMHTMKWVFKMNGDYGSHADDKYDKNAIPEIKGINYRDMVADNVTIAARLEGIADHPFTGICISNVTIGLAAKAKKQPWTCTNIEGITSGVTPRSCDLLPDQGHDKATACEFPADNLPIDLVELKQCTYRMSYL, encoded by the exons atggagttgttgggaAGAAGAACCCAA GTGATTAAATTATTCCTAGTACTTGTTGTGGTGGGGTTACTAAAAGGAGCAGAGAGCAGAAAaaccatgaaatttgaatcaCTTGAGTACACTGCTATAAGCTGCAGAGCTCACAGTGCGTCACTGACTGAATTTGGAGGAGTTGGAGATGGAAAGACATCAAACACAAAGGCTTTCCAGGCTGCAATCAGTCAGCTGAGCCAATATGCAAGTGAAGGAGGTGCTCAGCTCTTTGTTCCAGCTGGGAAATGGTTGACAGGAAGCTTCAACCTCATCAGCCACTTCACTCTCTATCTCCACAAGGATGCTGTTCTGCTAGCTTCTCAG GATATGAACGAATGGCCTGTGCTCAAACCCCTGCCATCTTATGGTCGAGGAAGGGATGCAGCAGCTGGAAGGTTCAGCAGTCTCATATTTGGAACAAATCTCACTGATGTCATTGTTACAG GAGACAATGGCACAATTGATGGCCAAGGTGAATTCTGGTGGCAGCAgttccacaagaagaagctaaaATACACCCGACCTTACCTGATTGAGATCATGTTCTCAACCGATATCCAAATTTCAAATCTAACTCTCCTAGACTCTCCATCATGGAATGTTCATCCTGTTTACAGCAG TAATATTCTTGTGCAAGGGATTACGATCATCGCTCCAATTACATCTCCAAACACAGATGGGATCAACCCAG ATTCTTGCACCAATACTAGAATTGAAGACTGTTACATAGTCTCTGGGGATGACTGTGTGGCTGTGAAGAGCGGTTGGGATGAGTATGGTATAGCATTTGGACGGCCTACAAAACAGCTAGTAATCAGACGGCTCACATGCATTTCACCCTACAGTGCCACCATTGCATTAGGCAGTGAAATGTCCGGCGGGATCCAAGATGTCAGAGCCGAAGACATCGTGGCCATCCATACCGAATCGGGGATCAGGATCAAGACAGCTGTAGGGAGAGGAGGGTACGTGAAGGACATATATGTGAGGAGAATGACCATGCACACCATGAAATGGGTATTTAAAATGAATGGGGATTATGGGTCACATGCTGATGACAAGTACGATAAAAATGCAATTCCTGAGATCAAAGGGATCAACTATAGGGACATGGTGGCTGATAATGTAACAATAGCTGCAAGATTGGAAGGCATTGCAGATCACCCCTTCACGGGGATTTGCATTTCGAATGTAACCATTGGATTGGCGGCAAAGGCAAAGAAGCAGCCGTGGACATGCACCAACATTGAGGGAATTACAAGTGGCGTGACGCCTCGCTCTTGTGACCTGCTGCCTGATCAGGGTCATGACAAAGCTACAGCTTGTGAATTTCCTGCAGATAATCTACCAATTGACTTGGTAGAGTTAAAGCAGTGTACATATAGGATGAGCTATCTATAA
- the LOC18785620 gene encoding soyasaponin III rhamnosyltransferase produces MAKDHLQVVMLPWSAFGHMMPYFQLSIALAKAKVHIFFISTPRNIQRLPKISSELEPFVHLVPIPFPPLDPGFLPEGAEATVDVPFEKIDNLKAAYDLLQQPIKHFIGQHLPDWIISDSFAHWVVDIGKEYGVPVGYFSPFSAASSVFFGSPENLLGTKRIHALPTPASLTAPPDWVTFPSKVAYRDYEAVYVPRGFFGSRNGEISGAGRLAKVVSGSRVLAIRTCNEVEGDYLEVYKKITGKPIFSTGLLPPEQPPKRAKGEITTDDGIFDWLDKQKPKSVVFVGFGSECKLSKEQVFEIAHGLELSKLPFLWALRKPNWANSDAGALPQGFADRTSEKGLVCFGWVPQFDILGHPSIGGSLFHSGWGSVIETLQFGHVLVVLPLIIDQPLNARLLEEKGLAVEVKRKEDGSFSRDEIAKTLRHAMVEEEGEQLRSNARKAAAVFGDHKLHQDHYIGQFVHFLKNNVAKRSS; encoded by the coding sequence ATGGCAAAAGATCATCTTCAGGTTGTGATGCTTCCATGGTCTGCCTTTGGCCATATGATGCCTTATTTCCAGCTCTCCATAGCCTTGGCCAAAGCCAAAGTTCATATCTTTTTCATATCCACACCAAGAAACATCCAAAGGCTCCCCAAAATCTCATCTGAATTAGAGCCTTTTGTGCATTTAGTCCCCATCCCATTTCCTCCCTTGGACCCTGGCTTCTTGCCAGAAGGTGCTGAGGCAACTGTGGATGTACCctttgaaaaaattgacaacTTGAAGGCTGCATATGATCTGCTGCAGCAACCCATCAAGCACTTCATTGGGCAACATTTGCCTGATTGGATAATATCTGATTCTTTTGCTCATTGGGTGGTTGATATTGGTAAAGAGTATGGTGTTCCAGTTGGGTatttctctcctttctctGCTGCTAGCAGTGTCTTCTTTGGCTCACCAGAAAATCTCTTGGGTACAAAGAGAATTCATGCTCTGCCAACACCAGCAAGTCTAACAGCACCCCCAGATTGGGTTACTTTTCCTTCAAAGGTGGCATACAGAGACTATGAGGCTGTTTATGTGCCAAGGGGATTTTTTGGATCACGTAATGGAGAAATAAGTGGTGCTGGGAGGCTTGCCAAAGTTGTTTCAGGAAGTCGAGTTTTAGCAATTAGAACTTGCAATGAGGTTGAAGGAGACTACTTAGAAGTGTACAAGAAAATCACTGGCAAGCCTATTTTCTCCACAGGTTTGCTTCCTCCAGAGCAACCTCCAAAGAGGGCAAAAGGAGAAATTACCACTGATGATGGGATCTTTGACTGGCTTGACAAGCAAAAACCCAAGTCAGTTGTGTTTGTAGGGTTTGGGAGCGAGTGTAAGCTAAGCAAAGAGCAAGTCTTTGAGATTGCTCATGGGCTGGAGCTATCAAAACTACCATTTCTCTGGGCACTCAGAAAACCCAACTGGGCAAATAGTGATGCAGGTGCTTTGCCTCAGGGTTTTGCTGACAGGACATCAGAAAAAGGGCTTGTTTGCTTTGGATGGGTGCCCCAGTTTGATATTTTGGGGCACCCATCAATTGGGGGGTCTCTGTTTCACTCTGGATGGGGCTCTGTAATTGAAACTCTGCAATTTGGGCATGTTCTTGTTGTGCTGCCACTCATTATTGATCAGCCTTTGAATGCAAGGCTTCTAGAGGAGAAGGGTCTGGCTGTTGAAGTGAAACGCAAGGAAGATGGGTCGTTTAGCAGAGATGAGATAGCCAAAACACTCAGGCATGCAATGGTGGAAGAGGAAGGAGAGCAGCTCAGAAGCAATGCAAGAAAAGCTGCAGCTGTTTTTGGAGATCACAAGCTGCACCAGGACCATTACATTGGCCAGTTTGtccattttctgaaaaataatgtTGCAAAAAGATCATCCTAG